A window of Cryptomeria japonica chromosome 3, Sugi_1.0, whole genome shotgun sequence contains these coding sequences:
- the LOC131067006 gene encoding VQ motif-containing protein 11-like, producing the protein MESCTFVETDIHGFKELVQKLTGLPEGTKLPLTIPARNSKKGTPVAGTKSDFKIQKRNKAQRKLEIELGLSDPHNRLLFECNGYVSSSPVMLSPVTPLEPNLFTCYSQSCSSCEQSSCLRKEEKEKFSFGDSPNSVKSKPKLLPLFPLHSATQLTNS; encoded by the coding sequence ATGGAGTCCTGCACCTTTGTTGAGACAGATATCCATGGCTTCAAGGAGCTTGTGCAGAAACTTACTGGTCTTCCAGAGGGGACCAAGCTTCCTCTCACCATCCCTGCAAGAAATTCAAAGAAAGGTACTCCAGTAGCAGGGACCAAATCAGATTTCAAGATCCAGAAAAGAAACAAAGCTCAGAGaaaattagagattgaattgggtCTAAGTGATCCTCATAACAGGTTATTGTTTGAGTGTAATGGTTATGTTTCATCATCCCCTGTAATGCTCAGTCCAGTCACTCCTCTTGAGCCTAATCTGTTCACTTGTTACAGCCAGTCATGCTCTTCCTGTGAGCAATCCTCATGTTTgagaaaggaagaaaaagagaAGTTCAGTTTTGGGGATTCACCAAATTCTGTGAAAAGCAAGCCAAAGCTGCTTCCTCTGTTTCCCCTGCATTCTGCAACACAACTCACCAACAGTTAA